TAATTGTATTAAAAAATACTTAAATGGAGGTGTGTAATGCTTGGATAATATGGCTAATTTGAATTTTCCTCCGTTAATGGTTGAGCTATTAGAAAAGTTTTCACCTTCCGATGACACAAACTTAAAGCCTTTACAAATAGAAGATAATACAGTATTTATCTTTTACTTAAAATCAGCAATAGATGGTGCTAAATTGCACGAAATGCTCATAAAGCCTTTTTTCGAAATGAAATCAAATAAAAGTTTTACATTCTATATTGAATCGTTACCGAACTTAACAAAAATGCAATGTGGGGAATACCTTCTAATCGAAATAACGAAGGGCTATGTTCTATTAGCGATTAATGATGCTTTTTATTTGATTGATATTAAATTAGTCAATTCAATGGCTTTACAACAAACACTCATTGAGCCTACTGTATATGGACCTCAAACAGCATTAAGCGAGGATATTGAAACGAATTTAAACATCATTCGCCAGCGTTATCATGAACCAACATTAAAGTTTGACACGCATGCTTTAAAAGGAAAAAGTCACAAGACTTTAATCATTATGTATGATGAAAGAACAGTAAAGCAATCTGTTCTTCAAAATATCCAAGAAAAAATAGAAAATTTAGACGTCCCGCTTATTCAATCTACTGGAGAATTACAACTACACCTAAATGGCTCTAAATTTTCCCTTTTCCCCATTACCATTTTGACGGAGCGACCTGACCGTATTTCTTACAATTTGGCGGCAGGGAAAGTGGTAATTATGTTAAATGGGAGTCCTCAAGCTTTAATTGCTCCCGTTGTATTTTTTGACTTTATGACATCGATGGAAGATAACTACCATACTTACTGGATAACTACTTTTACATTAATTCTCCGGTATATTGGGTTATTTGTCTGTTTTGTATTACCTGCTATGTATGTTGCGATAACATCCTATACGCCAGACATACCAAGAACCGAATTGGCACTTACTGTTGCTGGGAGTCGAGTAGGCGTTCCATATCCGTCCTTTATCGAAGTAATCTTTATGCTTATTTTTATGGAGTTTCTTACAGAGGCAAGCATACGATTGCCAAAGGCTATTAGTGCAACGGCTACGACAGTTGGTGGGCTAATTTTAGGGACTGCGGTTACTGAAGCTACATTAGCATCGAATATAATGATTATTATTGTTTCAGCTGTTGCAATTACAAGCTTTGTCATCCCGATTAGTGAGATGAGTTTTTCTATTCGAATTTGTAGATATTTATTAGTCATCTATACTACGCTGTTCGGTATGATGGGGTTAATTTTAGGATCTATATGGCTGCTAATGTTCTTAGTAAATAAACGGAGTTTTGGTGAGCCATATTTAAAAGTGTATTGGCGGTCAGATAGGAAGGAATTAGAGGTGCAATCAAAAAGATGAGCAGGTATCTATATTACTTTATACTTGTCACAATGGTTACAAATCTTATTGCATCAGTGCCCAGAATTTTAATGAGAGATAGTAAAGACGGCGTCATACTATCTATGATAATTGCAGTCATTTTCGGGGCTATTCTTACTATCATTGTCATTAATTTATTTAGTTACTTTCCAAATAAAAGCTTTCCAGAAATAATGAAGAAGAGTACGCCTAAATGGTTTTATTATCCCGTCTTATTCTACTTTGCCTGTTCATGGTTTGCAGCGGGGCTCATTACACTTACAACGTATGTCTTTATGTTTAATACATTTTTGTCCTATGAAACCTCTATAACCATTACGACACTTGCATTTTTATTGGTCATTTCTTTTGGCCTGTTTATAAAAGAAAAAAGTGTTCTTTATATGACGGAGCTAATATTAATCATTTTTTTACCAGTCATTATCTTTTTAATCATAAAAATATATACTGAACCAAAATTAGAATGGGACTTTGTCAAAATTGCATTTACGTACATCAATGATTATCCTAGCTATAATTCTTTTTCAGCATCTACGTATATTTTTATTGGCGCAGTGAATATCATTATTTTTAATAAATATATTAAAATAAAGAAAAAAGCCGGATTAAAGCAATTTGCCATATTAGGTATTGTAGGTGCCTTTACTTTATTTACAACCTATTTTATACCGATTGGATTTAACGGCTTCGAACAAATTGAAAATCTTACTTTTCCATGGATTACTACAAGTGACTCAGTACGTATGAAGTATTCACTTATTGAACGCGTTACGTTTCTTTTTGTCATCGTATTTATTGCGGTTGCCTTTATTAGCTTATTAATACATTGGTATGTGTCGTTAAAATTATTTGAAAGCATATTTCATTTTAAAAAATTGAAATGGAAACAAACAAACCTCACTCCTTTTTTAGTTGTTCTTCTATTTGGGTTAATTGCATTAGCTACGACACGTGTCATAAATGAATTTGAATTAGTGAAATTATCAATGCTTTTTTATGATTTATTACCGTTATTTTACGGTGTGTTAATCGTTAGTTTACTAACTGCTAAACGGAGGCTCAAATTATAATGGCACATTTAAAATATTTTGCTATGATGGTTGTCGTTATGAGCTTTCTTACAGGCTGTGGTTTTAAAGATATTGATAACCGAGTATTTGTTACAGGAATTGGAATTGATCCTTCCGAGAATGAGGATGGGACGTATAGAGTCACTTTGAAATTAGCGATACCTGTTTCCATCAAATCAAAGAGTAATACTAGTTCAAGTTATCAGTTTTTAGTGCATGAGGGAGATAATATCGGCGAGATTATTCAAATTTTAGAGACTCATACAGATAAAGTTTTAGAGTTTGGACATGCAAAAGTTATTTTAATAAATGAAATACTGTTAGAAGAAAATTTAAAAAATTTTATGGATTATTTATTTAGAAGAGGGGATATCCAATCTATTGCATATATAGGTGCCGCTAGAGATTCTGCTGAAGAGGTGTTAAGAACTTTACCAAAAGGGGAATCTGTAGTAGCTTCTCCATTAACAAAGTTTTTTGGTGAAACAGGGAATGATAGTCCTTATGTCGTTTCTGTCTATTTATATGAGATTCGAAGGGATTTTCACAGTAAAGGGATAGATGCAATACTACCTATCGTTGAGACCAACAAATCAGGTACACAATTAATCGTAAATAAATTATTAGTAGTAGGCGATAAAGGGAAACCACTGGAACTGACGTCTAAATATACGCAAGCATTTAATGCGCTTAAAAATAGCGTTCCTGGATATAGTTTTAGACTCGACAGCGAAGGTTACAAATTATTAATAAATATGACGACAACGAAAATGAAATACAACATCATACAAGAAAATGGACAACCGAAATCTATAAAGGTTAATGTTG
The genomic region above belongs to Lysinibacillus sp. FSL W8-0992 and contains:
- a CDS encoding spore germination protein; amino-acid sequence: MANLNFPPLMVELLEKFSPSDDTNLKPLQIEDNTVFIFYLKSAIDGAKLHEMLIKPFFEMKSNKSFTFYIESLPNLTKMQCGEYLLIEITKGYVLLAINDAFYLIDIKLVNSMALQQTLIEPTVYGPQTALSEDIETNLNIIRQRYHEPTLKFDTHALKGKSHKTLIIMYDERTVKQSVLQNIQEKIENLDVPLIQSTGELQLHLNGSKFSLFPITILTERPDRISYNLAAGKVVIMLNGSPQALIAPVVFFDFMTSMEDNYHTYWITTFTLILRYIGLFVCFVLPAMYVAITSYTPDIPRTELALTVAGSRVGVPYPSFIEVIFMLIFMEFLTEASIRLPKAISATATTVGGLILGTAVTEATLASNIMIIIVSAVAITSFVIPISEMSFSIRICRYLLVIYTTLFGMMGLILGSIWLLMFLVNKRSFGEPYLKVYWRSDRKELEVQSKR
- a CDS encoding GerAB/ArcD/ProY family transporter → MSRYLYYFILVTMVTNLIASVPRILMRDSKDGVILSMIIAVIFGAILTIIVINLFSYFPNKSFPEIMKKSTPKWFYYPVLFYFACSWFAAGLITLTTYVFMFNTFLSYETSITITTLAFLLVISFGLFIKEKSVLYMTELILIIFLPVIIFLIIKIYTEPKLEWDFVKIAFTYINDYPSYNSFSASTYIFIGAVNIIIFNKYIKIKKKAGLKQFAILGIVGAFTLFTTYFIPIGFNGFEQIENLTFPWITTSDSVRMKYSLIERVTFLFVIVFIAVAFISLLIHWYVSLKLFESIFHFKKLKWKQTNLTPFLVVLLFGLIALATTRVINEFELVKLSMLFYDLLPLFYGVLIVSLLTAKRRLKL
- a CDS encoding Ger(x)C family spore germination protein, encoding MAHLKYFAMMVVVMSFLTGCGFKDIDNRVFVTGIGIDPSENEDGTYRVTLKLAIPVSIKSKSNTSSSYQFLVHEGDNIGEIIQILETHTDKVLEFGHAKVILINEILLEENLKNFMDYLFRRGDIQSIAYIGAARDSAEEVLRTLPKGESVVASPLTKFFGETGNDSPYVVSVYLYEIRRDFHSKGIDAILPIVETNKSGTQLIVNKLLVVGDKGKPLELTSKYTQAFNALKNSVPGYSFRLDSEGYKLLINMTTTKMKYNIIQENGQPKSIKVNVEMSGTISQSNKTLLMDKLEDYNKLASREIKQELEKIFTSFQEKDLDPFGFGLRYRTMQLHQKGTIKKWENAYPALPFDVTVDVNLKTTGTID